A window of the Janthinobacterium agaricidamnosum NBRC 102515 = DSM 9628 genome harbors these coding sequences:
- a CDS encoding NAD(P)H-dependent oxidoreductase, with product MSNLINKLEWRYATKKFDPSKVVPREKLDRILEAVRLSASSSGLQPYEVLVVTNPAIRAQIKPIANHQSQITDSSYLLVFAAWDDVTAGRINMMFDLINKERGLAADASQDYRQYLLTTYAAAGAEANFQHAAGQAYIGLGSGLIAAAFEEVDSTPMGGFDPAALDRILGLREKNLRSVALLAVGYRETGADWLEPLKKVRRSREDFITEVN from the coding sequence ATGAGCAATCTGATCAACAAGCTGGAATGGCGCTACGCCACTAAAAAATTCGACCCGAGCAAGGTCGTGCCGCGCGAAAAGCTCGACCGCATCCTGGAAGCGGTGCGCCTGTCGGCCAGTTCCAGCGGCTTGCAGCCATACGAAGTGCTGGTGGTGACCAATCCGGCGATTCGCGCACAGATCAAGCCGATCGCCAACCACCAGTCGCAAATCACCGACAGCAGCTATCTGCTGGTGTTCGCCGCGTGGGACGACGTGACGGCCGGGCGCATCAACATGATGTTCGACCTGATCAACAAGGAGCGCGGCCTGGCCGCCGATGCATCGCAAGACTACCGGCAATACCTGCTGACGACCTACGCCGCGGCGGGCGCCGAAGCGAACTTCCAGCACGCGGCCGGCCAGGCCTATATCGGTCTCGGCTCGGGGCTGATCGCCGCCGCGTTCGAAGAAGTCGACTCGACGCCGATGGGCGGTTTCGATCCGGCCGCGCTGGACCGTATCCTCGGCCTGCGCGAAAAAAACCTGCGCAGCGTGGCGCTGCTGGCGGTCGGCTACCGTGAAACGGGCGCCGACTGGCTGGAGCCGCTGAAAAAAGTGCGCCGCAGCCGCGAGGACTTCATCACGGAAGTGAACTAG
- a CDS encoding alpha/beta fold hydrolase: protein MSNDLHNAAPLNRARRSALFGGAGLAAVAAAIAAPLAGLSGSAQAASSYDHLPEAPLRKTASTFTTRDGVDIYYKDWGHGQPIVFCHGWPLNSDSWESQMFHLANNGFRVIAHDRRGHGRSSQPWDGNDMDHYADDLAQLIDVLNLKNVILLGFSTGGGEVARYVGRHGTRRVAKLGLISAVPPLMLKTADNPDGLPLSVFDGIRAASQANRSQLYLDLASGPFYGYNRPGAKPSQGIIQSWWMQGMMGGHKNTYDSIKAFSETDFRADLQKFDKPTLIIHGDDDQIVPIGAAGKASAAIVKHARLLVYAGAPHGLTDTHKDKVNADLLAFARS, encoded by the coding sequence ATGAGCAACGATCTTCACAACGCCGCCCCGCTCAACCGCGCGCGCCGTTCGGCGCTGTTCGGCGGCGCCGGCCTGGCTGCCGTGGCGGCGGCCATCGCCGCGCCGCTGGCCGGCCTGAGCGGTTCGGCGCAAGCCGCATCGTCGTACGACCATCTGCCCGAGGCGCCGCTGCGCAAGACCGCCAGCACCTTCACCACCCGCGACGGGGTGGACATTTATTACAAGGATTGGGGCCATGGCCAGCCCATCGTGTTTTGCCACGGCTGGCCGCTCAATTCGGATAGCTGGGAATCGCAAATGTTCCATCTGGCTAATAACGGTTTCCGCGTCATCGCCCATGACCGGCGCGGCCACGGCCGTTCCAGCCAGCCGTGGGACGGCAACGACATGGACCATTACGCCGACGACCTGGCCCAATTGATCGACGTGCTGAACTTGAAGAACGTCATCCTGCTCGGTTTCTCGACCGGCGGCGGCGAAGTGGCGCGTTATGTCGGCCGCCACGGCACCAGACGGGTCGCCAAGCTGGGCCTGATTTCCGCCGTGCCGCCGCTGATGCTGAAAACCGCCGACAATCCGGACGGCTTGCCGCTGTCGGTGTTCGACGGCATCCGCGCCGCGTCGCAGGCGAATCGTTCGCAGCTCTACCTGGACCTCGCCTCCGGTCCGTTCTACGGCTACAACCGCCCCGGCGCCAAGCCGTCGCAAGGCATCATCCAGTCGTGGTGGATGCAGGGCATGATGGGCGGCCACAAGAATACCTATGACTCGATCAAGGCATTCTCGGAAACCGACTTCCGCGCCGACTTGCAGAAATTCGACAAGCCGACGCTGATCATCCACGGCGACGACGACCAGATCGTGCCGATCGGCGCGGCCGGCAAGGCGTCCGCCGCGATCGTCAAGCACGCCAGGCTGCTGGTGTATGCGGGCGCGCCGCACGGCCTGACCGATACCCACAAGGACAAGGTCAACGCCGACCTGCTGGCGTTCGCCAGGTCTTGA
- a CDS encoding LysR family transcriptional regulator, with product MDTLATLHLLIDITDTGSFSAAARLRGKATSTVTLALQQLENEVGVRLVTRSTRRLALTHEGDLLLAGARRMLDAWEATLGEIAQDGVLQGPIRIAASNDFGRNSLLPLIDRFMLLHPGVKIGLVLSDSLENLLEQQLDIAVRSGPLQDSNLKARLLVRGRHLVCAAPSYWREHGKPRHPSELASHNCLVLTRHSAPLSAWPFVVDGKRTPVKVGGDRNASDGAVLRQWAIGGKGVMLKNEWDIRAELADGRLETALEDFVSSHIDLYAVYPKENPSRRAMAFIDYLSDNLRACNPGCSGSA from the coding sequence ATGGACACACTGGCTACCTTGCACCTGCTGATCGATATCACCGACACCGGCAGCTTTTCGGCGGCGGCCCGCTTGCGTGGCAAGGCGACGTCGACCGTCACGCTGGCGCTGCAGCAGCTTGAAAACGAGGTCGGCGTGCGCCTCGTCACGCGCTCGACGCGCAGGCTGGCGCTGACGCATGAAGGCGACCTGCTGCTGGCCGGCGCGCGCAGGATGCTCGACGCGTGGGAAGCGACGCTGGGCGAGATTGCCCAGGACGGCGTGCTGCAGGGACCGATACGCATCGCCGCCAGCAACGATTTCGGGCGCAACAGCCTGCTGCCGCTGATCGACCGTTTCATGCTGCTGCATCCCGGCGTCAAGATCGGCCTGGTGCTCAGCGATTCGCTGGAAAACCTGCTGGAGCAGCAGCTCGATATCGCGGTCCGCAGCGGGCCGCTGCAGGATTCGAACCTGAAGGCCCGCTTGCTGGTGCGCGGCAGGCACCTGGTGTGCGCCGCGCCGTCCTATTGGCGCGAGCATGGCAAGCCGCGCCATCCATCCGAACTGGCCAGCCATAACTGCCTGGTGCTGACGCGGCATAGCGCGCCGCTGTCGGCATGGCCGTTCGTGGTCGACGGCAAGCGCACGCCGGTCAAGGTCGGCGGCGACCGCAACGCCAGCGACGGCGCCGTGCTGCGCCAGTGGGCGATCGGCGGAAAAGGGGTGATGCTGAAGAATGAATGGGACATCCGCGCCGAACTGGCCGACGGCAGGCTGGAAACGGCGCTGGAAGATTTTGTCTCCAGCCACATCGACCTGTACGCCGTCTATCCGAAGGAAAATCCCAGCCGCAGGGCGATGGCGTTCATCGACTATTTGAGCGACAACCTGCGCGCCTGCAATCCCGGCTGCAGCGGGAGCGCCTGA
- a CDS encoding sigma-70 family RNA polymerase sigma factor — MPHPPYFAHIVVARYYRELLNFLARALNDRDAAADLAQESYARVLEVQRSGAAIAEPRALLYRTARNLVIDRHRRNAVRGAAHHAEAGPADRQIDALAAPSASEPEAVAASAQAVEAILAAIGALPLRCRQAFILHKFDGLSQAEVARSMGISIKMVERHIKLGLEACRRCRDRLDGAAQE; from the coding sequence ATGCCGCATCCCCCCTATTTTGCACACATCGTGGTCGCTCGTTATTACCGAGAACTGTTGAACTTCCTGGCCCGCGCGCTGAATGACCGCGACGCCGCCGCCGACCTGGCGCAGGAGAGCTACGCCCGGGTATTGGAAGTGCAGCGGTCGGGCGCCGCCATCGCCGAACCGCGCGCGCTGCTGTACCGCACCGCGCGCAACCTGGTGATCGACCGCCACCGGCGCAACGCAGTGCGCGGCGCGGCGCACCACGCCGAGGCCGGGCCGGCGGATCGGCAGATCGATGCGCTGGCCGCGCCCAGCGCGTCGGAACCGGAAGCCGTCGCCGCGTCGGCGCAGGCGGTCGAGGCGATCCTGGCCGCCATCGGCGCATTGCCGCTGCGTTGCCGCCAGGCGTTCATCCTGCATAAATTCGACGGCCTGTCGCAAGCCGAGGTGGCGCGCAGCATGGGCATTTCCATCAAAATGGTCGAACGCCATATCAAGCTGGGGCTGGAGGCATGCCGCCGCTGCCGCGACCGGCTCGACGGCGCGGCCCAGGAATGA
- a CDS encoding alpha/beta fold hydrolase produces the protein MKQLHQFALAAAAALTLNGAAMLPSQAAEAAAKPTIVLVHGAFADSSSWDGVTAKLLADGYSVVGAANPLRSVKGDAVTVSGIVKGIKGPVVLVGHSYGGSVISAAANGNGNVKSLVYVAAFAPEAGENAIGLSGRFPGSTLGPTLAPPVILADGSKDLYIQQAQFPQQFAADVPLAQAQLMAAGQRPIAEAALTEAAGAPAWKTVPSYFVYGSADKNIPAAALGFMAQRAKSVKTLVIPGASHVVMTSHPAEVAGLIEEAAKAR, from the coding sequence ATGAAACAACTGCACCAATTTGCCCTCGCCGCCGCCGCGGCCCTGACCCTGAATGGCGCCGCGATGCTGCCGTCCCAGGCCGCCGAAGCCGCCGCCAAGCCGACCATCGTGCTGGTGCACGGCGCGTTTGCCGATTCGTCGAGCTGGGATGGCGTGACCGCCAAGTTGCTGGCCGATGGCTACAGCGTGGTCGGCGCCGCCAATCCGCTGCGCAGCGTCAAGGGCGACGCGGTGACCGTGTCGGGCATCGTGAAAGGCATCAAAGGCCCGGTCGTGCTGGTTGGCCACTCGTACGGCGGCTCGGTCATTTCGGCGGCGGCGAACGGCAATGGCAACGTCAAGAGCCTGGTGTATGTCGCCGCGTTTGCGCCGGAAGCCGGTGAAAATGCGATCGGACTGTCCGGCCGCTTCCCGGGCAGCACGCTGGGACCGACGCTGGCGCCGCCCGTGATCCTGGCCGACGGCAGCAAGGACCTGTATATCCAGCAAGCGCAATTTCCGCAGCAATTCGCCGCCGACGTGCCGCTGGCGCAGGCGCAGCTGATGGCCGCCGGACAGCGCCCGATCGCCGAAGCCGCGCTGACCGAAGCGGCCGGCGCGCCAGCCTGGAAAACCGTGCCCTCCTATTTTGTGTATGGCAGCGCGGACAAGAACATTCCCGCCGCGGCGCTCGGTTTCATGGCGCAGCGCGCCAAGTCGGTCAAGACACTGGTGATTCCCGGTGCTTCGCACGTGGTGATGACGTCGCATCCAGCCGAAGTGGCCGGCCTGATCGAAGAAGCCGCCAAGGCCCGATAA
- a CDS encoding SDR family NAD(P)-dependent oxidoreductase — translation MHINLSGKTAIVTGSTRGIGRAIALGLAGAGASVVVTGRQQADVERAVAGIRQAVPGADVRGVAADLGTAAGFQLLQDAEPRADILVNNIGIFGPQPFADIADQEWTRFFELNIMSGVRASRAYLPGMQRRDWGRIVFISSESALNIPADMIHYGFTKTGNLAISRGLAKSLAGTGITVNAVLPGPTLSEGVHHMVAPGADHATAVGVANAFVREHRSSSILQRVATPEEVANMVVYVCSPQASATTGAALRVDGGVVDSIA, via the coding sequence ATGCATATCAATTTGAGCGGCAAGACCGCCATCGTCACCGGCTCCACCCGCGGCATCGGCCGCGCCATCGCACTGGGCCTGGCCGGCGCCGGCGCCAGCGTGGTCGTCACGGGCCGCCAGCAGGCCGACGTCGAGCGCGCGGTGGCCGGCATCCGCCAGGCGGTGCCCGGCGCCGACGTGCGCGGCGTGGCCGCCGACCTCGGCACCGCGGCCGGCTTCCAGCTGCTGCAGGATGCCGAGCCGCGCGCCGACATCCTGGTCAACAATATCGGCATCTTCGGACCGCAGCCGTTCGCCGACATCGCCGACCAGGAATGGACCCGCTTCTTCGAGCTGAACATCATGTCCGGCGTGCGCGCCAGCCGCGCCTACCTGCCCGGCATGCAGCGGCGGGACTGGGGCCGCATCGTCTTCATCTCGTCCGAATCAGCGTTGAACATCCCGGCCGACATGATCCATTACGGCTTCACCAAGACCGGCAACCTGGCCATTTCGCGCGGCCTGGCCAAGAGCCTGGCCGGCACCGGCATCACCGTCAACGCGGTATTGCCGGGACCGACCTTGTCCGAAGGCGTGCACCACATGGTGGCGCCCGGCGCCGACCACGCCACCGCCGTCGGCGTGGCCAATGCCTTCGTCAGGGAACACCGCAGTTCGTCGATCCTCCAGCGCGTCGCCACGCCGGAAGAAGTGGCGAACATGGTGGTCTACGTGTGCTCGCCGCAAGCATCGGCCACCACCGGCGCCGCGCTGCGCGTCGATGGCGGCGTGGTCGACAGCATCGCCTGA
- a CDS encoding DUF3772 domain-containing protein gives MFSRSSSSNSSFSAGALLRAILLSLLLALSFAPGAAWSQIDAASADATLDGLRKQITAIQTALKGDDDLDEATLTRMKADALAAGADASKVATALAPLLASVQARLAELGTPAAGIKEAPDVAAQRAQLDRDGGALDTQVKLARLLAVEADQATEQVATVRRAQLQARLGERTASILAGSFWTQLHAELPQNVQRLRNLGSEIGNSARNTPWQVWTGLALAMLALGLAGMRAERYLLLLTSTRVPHGRLRRSLHALVVILLALAVPALIAELLALGVRWDTTLSDKTSAFLSGAVGIICFAGYIAGLGHALLSPKRPSWRLLPLADALAHRMRQFPAVFAVVVVLVWTAERMSAVVNAGLSTAVAVNCIVALVLSVTVALGLLRAERCWRQVRAADPQSPSTPFWLRCVVVVLWLVLATSLISLLVGYVAFGSFIAKQVSWVLVVVCSTYLLTVLVDDLCMLLSSTAPDPDAANPVLATPKARDQAAVLLSGVGRAIVVMLAAMILLAPFGEGPGELFHRVGQIQDGLAVGEIKIRPAAVIQALSVLVLGFLGLGLFKRWLKTSYLPTTNLDAGMQVSALTLFGYAGGIIAVAMALSAAGIGLERIAWVASALSVGIGFGLQAVVQNFVSGLILLAERPVKVGDWVSLGGVEGDIRRINVRATEIQMGDRSTVIVPNSEFITKTVRNVTHASPLGLVQIKLPLPLSTDAEQARALILAAFVDSADVLDTPAPNVQLDGIDNGFLMFNATGFVPSPRLAYGVRSSLLFDLLKRLRAADMPISKPSTMILSSAPAPAAQPAMPGLVAAAAPPGTA, from the coding sequence ATGTTTTCCAGATCAAGCTCCTCCAACTCCTCATTCTCCGCTGGCGCGCTGCTGCGCGCCATCCTGCTGTCGCTGCTGCTGGCGCTGTCGTTTGCGCCCGGCGCGGCCTGGTCGCAGATCGACGCCGCCAGCGCCGACGCCACGCTCGATGGCTTGCGCAAGCAAATCACCGCCATCCAGACCGCGCTCAAGGGCGACGACGATCTCGACGAAGCGACGCTGACGCGCATGAAGGCCGATGCGCTGGCGGCCGGCGCCGACGCGTCCAAGGTGGCCACCGCACTGGCGCCGCTGCTGGCCAGCGTGCAGGCGCGGCTGGCCGAGCTGGGCACGCCCGCCGCCGGCATCAAGGAAGCGCCCGACGTGGCGGCCCAGCGCGCCCAGCTGGACCGCGACGGCGGCGCGCTCGACACCCAGGTCAAACTGGCGCGGCTGCTGGCGGTCGAAGCCGACCAGGCCACCGAACAGGTGGCCACGGTGCGCCGCGCCCAATTGCAGGCGCGCCTCGGCGAACGCACCGCGTCGATCCTGGCCGGCTCGTTCTGGACCCAGCTGCATGCGGAATTGCCGCAAAACGTGCAGCGCCTGCGCAACCTGGGGAGCGAGATCGGCAATTCGGCGCGCAACACGCCGTGGCAAGTGTGGACCGGCCTGGCGCTGGCGATGCTGGCGCTGGGCCTGGCCGGCATGCGCGCCGAGCGCTACCTGCTGCTGCTGACCTCGACCCGCGTGCCGCACGGCCGCCTGCGGCGCTCGCTGCATGCGCTGGTGGTGATCTTGCTGGCGCTGGCCGTGCCGGCGCTGATCGCCGAATTGCTGGCGCTCGGCGTGCGCTGGGACACCACGCTGTCCGACAAGACCTCGGCCTTCCTCAGCGGCGCGGTCGGCATCATCTGCTTCGCCGGCTATATCGCCGGCCTGGGCCATGCGCTGCTGTCGCCGAAGCGGCCGTCGTGGCGGCTGCTGCCGCTGGCCGATGCGCTGGCGCACCGCATGCGCCAGTTCCCCGCCGTGTTCGCGGTGGTGGTGGTGCTGGTCTGGACCGCCGAGCGCATGTCGGCGGTGGTCAACGCCGGCCTGTCGACGGCGGTGGCGGTCAATTGCATCGTCGCGCTGGTGTTGAGCGTCACCGTGGCGCTCGGCCTGCTGCGCGCCGAGCGCTGCTGGCGCCAGGTGCGCGCCGCCGACCCGCAGTCGCCGTCGACGCCGTTCTGGCTGCGCTGCGTGGTGGTGGTGCTGTGGCTGGTGCTGGCGACTTCCCTGATCAGCCTGCTGGTTGGCTATGTCGCATTCGGCAGTTTCATCGCCAAGCAAGTCAGCTGGGTGCTGGTGGTGGTGTGCAGCACCTATCTGCTGACGGTGCTGGTGGACGATCTCTGCATGCTGCTGTCGTCGACCGCGCCCGACCCGGACGCCGCCAATCCGGTGCTGGCCACGCCGAAGGCGCGCGACCAGGCGGCGGTGCTGCTGTCCGGCGTCGGCCGCGCCATCGTCGTGATGCTGGCGGCGATGATCTTGCTGGCGCCGTTCGGCGAAGGGCCGGGCGAATTGTTCCACCGGGTCGGCCAGATCCAGGATGGCCTGGCGGTCGGCGAAATCAAGATCCGCCCGGCCGCCGTGATCCAGGCGCTGAGCGTGCTGGTGCTGGGTTTCCTCGGCCTGGGCCTGTTCAAGCGCTGGCTGAAAACCAGCTACCTGCCGACCACCAACCTCGACGCCGGCATGCAAGTGTCGGCGCTGACGCTGTTCGGCTACGCCGGCGGCATCATCGCCGTGGCGATGGCGCTGTCGGCCGCCGGCATCGGCCTGGAACGCATCGCATGGGTCGCCAGCGCGCTGTCGGTCGGTATCGGTTTCGGCTTGCAGGCGGTGGTGCAAAACTTCGTGTCGGGCCTGATCCTGCTGGCCGAGCGGCCGGTCAAGGTCGGCGACTGGGTCTCGCTGGGCGGGGTCGAGGGCGATATCCGGCGCATCAACGTGCGCGCCACCGAAATCCAGATGGGCGACCGTTCGACGGTGATCGTGCCGAACTCGGAATTCATCACCAAGACGGTGCGCAACGTGACCCACGCCAGCCCGCTGGGGCTGGTGCAGATCAAGTTGCCGCTGCCGCTGTCGACCGACGCCGAACAGGCCCGCGCGCTGATCCTGGCGGCCTTCGTCGACAGCGCCGACGTGCTCGATACGCCGGCGCCGAACGTGCAGCTGGACGGCATCGACAACGGCTTCCTGATGTTCAACGCGACCGGTTTTGTGCCGTCGCCGCGGCTGGCCTACGGCGTGCGCAGCAGCTTGCTGTTCGACTTGCTGAAACGCTTGCGCGCGGCCGACATGCCGATTTCGAAACCGAGCACGATGATCCTCAGCAGCGCGCCGGCGCCGGCCGCCCAGCCGGCCATGCCGGGCCTGGTGGCCGCGGCGGCGCCGCCCGGCACGGCTTGA
- a CDS encoding thioredoxin family protein — protein sequence MHSPLKKLLSAAAVSLTVLFGALLASGPGHADALAKPIPAPAFTGLDTWLNSAPLTIEQLRGKVVLVDFWTYTCINCIHTLPYVKAWYDKYKDQGLVVVGVHTPEYPFERSTANVKDALKRFDIRYPVAQDNRYATWEAYNNQFWPAFYLIDKSGRIVYTHFGEGKYDETEATIRRLLAQPG from the coding sequence ATGCACTCCCCACTGAAAAAACTGCTGTCCGCCGCCGCCGTCTCGCTCACCGTCTTGTTCGGCGCCTTGCTGGCTTCCGGGCCGGGCCATGCCGACGCGCTGGCCAAGCCGATCCCGGCGCCGGCCTTCACCGGCCTCGACACCTGGCTCAATTCGGCGCCGCTGACCATCGAACAATTGCGCGGCAAGGTGGTGCTGGTCGATTTCTGGACCTACACCTGCATCAATTGCATCCACACGCTGCCGTATGTCAAAGCCTGGTACGACAAATACAAGGACCAGGGCCTGGTGGTGGTCGGCGTGCATACCCCGGAATATCCGTTCGAGCGCTCCACCGCGAACGTCAAGGATGCGCTGAAGCGCTTCGATATCCGCTATCCGGTCGCGCAAGACAACCGTTATGCGACATGGGAGGCATACAACAACCAGTTCTGGCCGGCGTTTTACCTGATCGACAAGAGCGGCCGTATCGTCTACACCCATTTTGGCGAAGGCAAGTATGATGAAACCGAGGCCACCATCCGTCGCCTGCTGGCGCAGCCAGGTTGA
- a CDS encoding alpha/beta fold hydrolase, translating into MSEVNLKRRRLLGSASAGIAATGLVLMGMQAGPARAAMTPADGPDPLAPLKYIDAGVLNVAYYEAGPADGPAVLLLHGFPYDMHSYVDVAPILAARGCRVIVPHLRGHGETRFLDPATPRSGQQAAVAADMLELMNALKIERAVVAGYDWGARTACAMAALWPQRCIGIVSVNGYLVQDIAHAAQPIPARIEAGLWYQYYFATERGRTALQANRRDIARVIWSYNSPSWHYDEATFQRSMASLDNPDYVAVVIHNYRFRLGLLPGYPEYQDLERVLATLPVITVPAVTLDGQADGVVPANDGTGYAAKFSGPRTHHIVPDAGHNLPQEAPQAFADAVLELLPARR; encoded by the coding sequence ATGTCTGAAGTCAATCTGAAGCGCCGGCGCCTGCTGGGCAGCGCCAGCGCCGGGATCGCCGCCACCGGACTGGTCCTGATGGGCATGCAGGCCGGCCCGGCCCGCGCCGCCATGACGCCGGCCGATGGGCCTGACCCGCTGGCGCCGCTGAAATACATCGACGCCGGCGTGCTCAACGTCGCCTACTACGAGGCCGGTCCGGCCGACGGTCCGGCGGTGCTGCTGCTGCATGGCTTTCCCTACGATATGCACTCGTATGTCGACGTCGCGCCGATCCTGGCGGCGCGCGGCTGCCGCGTCATCGTGCCGCATTTGCGCGGCCACGGCGAAACCCGTTTCCTCGATCCGGCCACGCCGCGCAGCGGCCAGCAGGCGGCCGTCGCGGCCGACATGCTCGAATTGATGAATGCGCTGAAGATCGAGCGCGCGGTGGTGGCCGGCTACGACTGGGGCGCGCGCACCGCCTGCGCGATGGCGGCGCTGTGGCCGCAGCGCTGCATCGGCATCGTCTCGGTGAACGGCTACCTGGTGCAGGACATCGCCCATGCGGCGCAGCCGATCCCGGCCAGGATCGAGGCCGGCCTGTGGTACCAGTATTATTTTGCGACCGAACGCGGTCGCACGGCGCTGCAAGCCAACCGGCGCGATATCGCGCGCGTGATCTGGAGCTACAACTCGCCGTCGTGGCACTACGACGAAGCGACCTTCCAGCGCAGCATGGCCTCGCTCGACAATCCCGATTATGTCGCTGTGGTGATCCATAATTACCGCTTCCGCCTGGGTTTGCTGCCCGGTTATCCGGAATACCAGGATCTGGAGCGCGTGCTGGCCACGCTGCCGGTGATCACGGTGCCGGCGGTGACGCTGGACGGCCAGGCCGACGGCGTGGTGCCGGCCAACGACGGCACCGGGTATGCGGCAAAATTCAGCGGACCACGCACGCATCACATCGTGCCGGACGCCGGCCATAACCTGCCGCAGGAAGCGCCGCAGGCGTTTGCCGACGCGGTGCTGGAATTGCTGCCGGCGCGGCGCTGA
- a CDS encoding LysR family transcriptional regulator, which translates to MRIFLAIARNGSLGGAARQLGQTQPTMGRRLSALEDEVGHKLFQRTAHGFMLSDEGASVFNHAERAEEEMLRFERVLAGADDQVSGLLRVSSSDWFGTYMLTPILVELGMLHPQVVTELLTDTRLYNLSRREADIAFRIVPFTEQDVVSKRLLTMPYGLYAKKGSAPRIAADGEGARVVTMHLAFEDLPDARWLRETLPRATIAFRSNNRLSQAQLCAQGGCLAVLPKPLATALGTLEEVPMPVAPPSRDTYVGYHRDLRSVARLRALLDLVFARLHN; encoded by the coding sequence GTGAGAATATTTTTGGCAATCGCCAGGAATGGATCGCTGGGCGGCGCCGCGCGGCAACTGGGCCAGACCCAGCCGACCATGGGCCGCCGCCTGAGTGCGCTGGAAGACGAGGTCGGGCACAAACTGTTCCAGCGCACGGCGCACGGTTTCATGCTGAGCGACGAGGGCGCGTCGGTGTTCAATCATGCCGAGCGCGCCGAAGAGGAAATGCTGCGCTTCGAACGGGTGCTGGCCGGCGCCGACGACCAGGTCAGCGGCTTGTTGCGGGTGTCGTCGTCCGACTGGTTCGGCACCTACATGCTGACGCCGATCCTGGTGGAACTCGGCATGCTGCATCCGCAGGTCGTGACCGAACTGCTGACCGATACGCGGCTGTACAACTTGTCCCGGCGCGAGGCCGATATCGCATTCCGCATCGTGCCGTTTACCGAGCAGGACGTGGTGTCGAAACGCCTGCTGACGATGCCGTACGGACTGTATGCAAAAAAGGGATCGGCGCCGCGCATCGCCGCCGATGGCGAGGGCGCGCGCGTGGTCACCATGCATCTGGCGTTCGAGGACTTGCCGGATGCCAGATGGCTGCGTGAAACGCTGCCCAGGGCGACCATCGCATTTCGCAGCAATAACCGTCTATCGCAGGCACAACTGTGCGCGCAGGGCGGCTGCCTGGCGGTCTTGCCGAAACCGCTGGCAACCGCGCTGGGCACGCTGGAAGAAGTGCCGATGCCTGTTGCGCCGCCGAGCCGCGATACCTATGTCGGCTATCACCGCGACTTGCGCAGCGTCGCGCGCCTGCGCGCGCTGCTCGACCTGGTGTTTGCGCGCTTGCATAATTGA
- a CDS encoding MBL fold metallo-hydrolase, with product MHNTKKSKVAALMLLLSTLLSGVLAPHPASAAAPMAKTAAPGFYRTMLGSFEITAISDGTLALPVDAFLSQAPEKTRRELARSFIKLPYDMSFNAYVVNTGDKLILIDAGAGAFVGPTLGRFVANLEASGYKPEQVDDIFITHLHPDHFGGLIADGKMRFPNAKIHVDQHDADYWLNPANAASVAKEMQPWFEQAGIAFPPYAAASRFLPFQGSTEFYPGVRADAAYGHTPGHTVYVVESDGATMYIVGDTIHVGPVQFPHPEVTISADTDSKAASASRDRIFSAAEKSGALIAAAHIPFPGIGHLRKTGKSYTWIPLN from the coding sequence ATGCACAACACTAAAAAAAGTAAGGTAGCGGCGCTGATGCTGCTGTTGTCGACCCTGCTGTCAGGCGTCCTGGCCCCCCATCCGGCATCGGCGGCGGCGCCGATGGCAAAGACGGCCGCTCCCGGTTTTTACCGTACCATGCTGGGCAGCTTCGAAATTACCGCGATCAGCGACGGTACGCTGGCGCTGCCGGTCGACGCCTTTTTATCGCAAGCGCCCGAAAAGACCCGCCGCGAACTGGCCCGGTCGTTTATCAAGCTGCCGTATGACATGTCGTTTAACGCGTATGTGGTGAACACCGGCGACAAGCTGATCCTGATCGACGCCGGGGCCGGCGCCTTCGTCGGGCCGACGCTGGGCCGCTTCGTCGCCAACCTGGAAGCGTCCGGCTACAAGCCGGAACAGGTCGATGATATTTTTATCACGCACCTGCATCCGGACCATTTCGGCGGCTTGATCGCCGACGGAAAAATGCGTTTTCCTAACGCGAAAATCCACGTCGACCAGCATGACGCGGATTACTGGCTCAACCCGGCCAACGCGGCATCGGTGGCCAAGGAGATGCAACCGTGGTTTGAACAGGCCGGCATCGCGTTTCCGCCATATGCCGCCGCCTCGCGGTTCCTGCCATTCCAGGGCAGCACCGAGTTTTACCCGGGCGTGCGAGCGGACGCGGCCTACGGCCATACGCCCGGCCACACCGTGTATGTGGTCGAAAGCGACGGCGCGACGATGTACATCGTCGGCGACACAATCCATGTCGGCCCGGTGCAATTCCCGCATCCCGAAGTGACGATCAGCGCCGATACCGATTCCAAGGCCGCCAGCGCCAGCCGCGACCGCATATTCTCGGCGGCGGAAAAAAGCGGCGCGCTGATCGCGGCGGCGCATATTCCCTTCCCCGGCATTGGGCATCTGCGCAAGACAGGCAAGTCGTATACCTGGATACCGCTTAATTAA